One genomic window of Elaeis guineensis isolate ETL-2024a chromosome 2, EG11, whole genome shotgun sequence includes the following:
- the LOC105046444 gene encoding ABC transporter B family member 11-like isoform X1 produces the protein MLFSFADGLDVALMAVGTAAAVANGLSMPLMTFIFGTLVNAFGHADAGDVVHRVSKVSLKFVYLAAGSGIASILQVSCWVVTGERQAARIRSLYLKTILRQEIAFFDKETTTGEVVWRMSGDTILIQNAIGEKVGKFMQLISTFFGGFIIAFTKGWLLSLVMLSSIPPIIIAGAIMSYLISKLSNRGQAAYAEAGSVVEQTVGSIRTVVSFNGEKQAIRMYNKLIRTAYRSAVQEGAAAGLGMGTVLMILFCSYGLAIWYGSKLIIEEGYSGGVVVTVMLAIMTGGMCLGQASPSVNAFAAGQAAGYKMFEAIKRKPEIDAYDMSGIMLEDIRGDIELKDVYFSYPTRPDHLIFDGFSLYVPSSTTMAIVGESGSGKSTVISLVERFYDPQAGEVLIDGINLKKLRLRWIRGKIGLVSQEPVLFTTTIRENIMYGKENATLEEINRASELANAANFIDKMPNGLDTMVGEHGTQLSGGQKQRIAIARAILKDPKILLLDEATSALDAESERIVQGALNRIMLERTTIIVAHRLSTVRNADTISVVHGGKIVEQGSHADLITYPDGAYSQLIHLQEIHQEAEAPSRELERLGSSISSSSRRSSRHSFTIAFGLPGSLDIQDSDSLGDGTTERELGDSEVRRQVPLKRLIYLNKPEMPVLLLGSIASAVQGVIFPVFGLLISSAIKIFYEPPHELRKDSRFWTLMFVVLGIISLIIVPIQYFLFGIAGGKLVERVRSLSFEQVVHQEISWFDEPPNSSGAIGARLSADASTVRSLVGDNLALLVQNSSTVITGFIIALVANWKLTLVIILVIPLVGLQAYAQIKFLKGFSADAKVMYEEASQVASDAVGSIRTVASFCAEERVMDTYRRKCAAPIRQGIRQGIISGLGYGFSFVMLYCTYALCFYVGARFVHDGKATFNEVFRVFFALTMATIGVSQTSALGTDSTKAKDSAASIFAILDRTSKIDSSSDEGMVLADVRGNIEFQHVIFRYPSRPDVQIFSDLCLSIPSGKTVALVGESGSGKSTVIALLERFYDPDSGRVLLDGADIQRFRVSWLRQQMGLVSQEPALFHDTIRANIAYGKQEEASEEEIVAAADAANAHQFVSGLPQGYNTSVGEKGVQLSGGQKQRVAIARAIIKNPKILLLDEATSALDAESEHAVQEALDRVMISRSTIVVAHRLSTIKGADMIAVLKNGVIVEKGRHEALMELENGVYASLLALHMNAA, from the exons ATGCTCTTCTCATTCGCCGACGGCCTGGACGTGGCGCTGATGGCGGTGGGGACGGCTGCGGCGGTGGCCAACGGGCTGTCCATGCCGCTCATGACCTTCATCTTTGGCACGCTCGTCAACGCCTTTGGACACGCTGATGCTGGAGATGTGGTCCACCGTGTCTCTAAG GTGTCTCTGAAATTTGTCTACCTGGCTGCTGGATCAGGGATAGCTTCCATCCTTC AGGTGTCGTGTTGGGTGGTAACTGGGGAAAGGCAGGCCGCACGCATTCGCAGTTTGTACCTGAAAACTATACTGAGGCAGGAAATTGCATTTTTTGACAAGGAAACAACAACAGGCGAAGTGGTTTGGAGAATGTCTGGGGACACTATACTCATTCAAAATGCCATTGGTGAAAAG GTTGGGAAGTTCATGCAACTTATTTCCACATTCTTTGGTGGCTTCATAATAGCATTTACAAAAGGATGGCTTTTATCCCTCGTCATGCTGTCCAGTATTCCTCCCATCATCATTGCAGGTGCAATTATGTCATATTTGATATCAAAATTGTCGAACCGTGGACAAGCAGCATATGCTGAAGCAGGAAGTGTTGTTGAACAGACTGTCGGATCCATTAGAACA GTTGTCTCTTTTAATGGGGAGAAGCAAGCCATTAGAATGTACAACAAGCTCATAAGAACTGCATACAGATCAGCTGTTCAAGAAGGAGCAGCAGCTGGCCTGGGAATGGGTACCGTTCTAATGATTCTGTTCTGCAGCTATGGGTTAGCTATTTGGTATGGTTCCAAATTAATTATTGAAGAAGGCTACAGTGGAGGAGTGGTGGTCACCGTTATGTTAGCAATCATGACTGGTGGAAT GTGTTTAGGTCAGGCATCCCCATCTGTAAATGCTTTTGCGGCCGGGCAAGCTGCAGGATATAAGATGTTTGAGGCAATCAAAAGGAAACCAGAGATCGATGCCTACGACATGAGTGGGATTATGTTGGAAGACATCCGGGGTGACATTGAACTGAAAGATGTATACTTCAGCTACCCAACGAGGCCTGACCATTTAATATTTGATGGGTTCTCACTATATGTTCCAAGCAGCACAACTATGGCCATAGTTGGAGAGAGTGGGAGTGGGAAGTCGACTGTGATTAGTCTAGTTGAGAGATTCTATGATCCTCAAGCTGGTGAAGTGCTTATAGATGGGATCAACCTGAAGAAACTGAGGCTTAGATGGATTAGAGGAAAAATCGGACTTGTTAGCCAAGAGCCTGTTTTATTCACAACAACTATCAGAGAGAACATCATGTATGGTAAAGAAAATGCAACACTTGAAGAGATCAACAGAGCATCCGAGCTTGCTAATGCAGCAAATTTCATTGACAAGATGCccaat GGGCTTGACACAATGGTTGGTGAGCATGGAACTCAACTCTCTGGGGGACAAAAGCAAAGAATTGCGATTGCACGGGCAATCTTGAAGGATCCTAAGATCTTACTTCTTGATGAAGCAACGAGTGCATTGGATGCAGAGTCTGAGCGAATAGTTCAAGGAGCACTGAATAGGATCATGTTAGAGAGGACCACCATTATTGTTGCCCATCGTCTGAGCACTGTAAGGAATGCTGATACTATATCAGTTGTGCATGGGGGAAAAATTGTAGAACAAG GTTCGCATGCAGATTTGATCACGTACCCTGATGGGGCTTACTCTCAACTCATACATCTGCAAGAGATTCACCAAGAAGCAGAAGCACCTTCAAGGGAATTAGAAAGGCTGGGTTCAAGTATTA GTTCCTCATCGAGGAGAAGCAGTAGGCATTCTTTCACCATTGCATTTGGTTTGCCTGGCTCCTTAGATATCCAGGATAGTGACTCTTTAGGAGATGGAACCACGGAAAGAGAGCTTGGTGATAGTGAGGTTCGCAGGCAAGTCCCTCTCAAACGGCTTATTTATCTCAACAAGCCAGAGATGCCAGTTCTTCTATTAGGATCCATTGCCTCAGCAGTGCAAGGAGTCATTTTCCCAGTGTTTGGTCTCTTGATTTCAAGTGCGATCAAAATTTTCTATGAACCACCACATGAACTGCGAAAAGATTCCAGATTCTGGACACTCATGTTTGTAGTCCTGGGCATTATTTCTCTGATAATAGTGCCCATACAATATTTCTTGTTTGGAATAGCAGGTGGGAAGCTAGTTGAACGCGTCCGTTCCTTGTCATTTGAGCAGGTTGTACACCAGGAAATCAGCTGGTTTGATGAACCTCCAAATTCCAG TGGGGCAATCGGTGCACGGCTATCTGCAGATGCTTCAACTGTTCGAAGTCTTGTAGGGGACAACTTGGCATTACTGGTTCAGAACTCATCGACTGTTATTACAGGATTCATCATAGCATTGGTTGCAAACTGGAAGTTAACCCTCGTGATTATATTGGTCATACCTTTGGTGGGTCTCCAAGCATACGCTCAGATAAAGTTTCTGAAGGGCTTCAGTGCAGATGCTAAG GTGATGTATGAAGAAGCAAGTCAAGTAGCAAGTGATGCAGTTGGTAGTATTCGAACCGTAGCATCCTTTTGTGCGGAAGAGAGGGTGATGGATACATACAGAAGGAAATGTGCTGCTCCCATCAGACAAGGAATCCGGCAAGGAATTATCAGTGGTCTGGGCTATGGCTTCTCATTTGTGATGCTATATTGTACGTATGCCCTCTGTTTCTACGTTGGAGCTCGGTTTGTGCATGATGGAAAGGCCACTTTTAACGAAGTTTTTAGG GTTTTCTTTGCCTTAACCATGGCAACCATCGGAGTTTCACAGACGAGTGCATTAGGTACAGATTCCACCAAGGCAAAGGATTCAGCTGCTTCAATTTTTGCTATTCTTGATAGGACATCCAAGATCGATTCTAGCAGCGATGAAGGAATGGTCTTGGCAGATGTGAGGGGTAACATCGAGTTCCAGCATGTGATCTTCAGGTACCCATCCCGTCCTGATGTTCAAATCTTCAGCGACTTGTGCTTGAGCATTCCCTCTGGAAAG ACCGTTGCATTAGTTGGAGAGAGTGGAAGTGGAAAGTCCACTGTAATTGCGCTGCTGGAGAGATTCTACGACCCTGATTCCGGCAGAGTCTTGTTGGATGGAGCGGACATTCAGAGGTTCAGGGTCAGCTGGCTCAGGCAACAGATGGGATTGGTGAGCCAAGAGCCTGCACTGTTCCATGATACAATCAGAGCCAACATAGCATATGGGAAGCAAGAGGAGGCCTCCGAAGAAGAGATTGTTGCAGCTGCCGATGCAGCCAATGCACATCAGTTTGTATCTGGGTTGCCTCAAGGATACAACACATCCGTCGGAGAGAAAGGTGTGCAATTGTCGGGCGGGCAGAAGCAGCGAGTGGCCATTGCAAGAGCCATCATCAAGAACCCAAAGATACTTCTACTAGACGAGGCAACCAGTGCTTTGGATGCAGAGTCTGAGCATGCGGTTCAAGAAGCATTGGACCGAGTGATGATCAGTAGATCGACCATTGTTGTGGCTCACCGCCTTTCGACAATAAAAGGAGCTGATATGATTGCAGTTCTGAAGAACGGTGTGATCGTTGAGAAAGGAAGGCATGAAGCATTGATGGAGCTGGAAAATGGAGTTTATGCTTCGCTGTTGGCACTTCACATGAACGCAGCGTGA
- the LOC105046444 gene encoding ABC transporter B family member 11-like isoform X2, giving the protein MLFSFADGLDVALMAVGTAAAVANGLSMPLMTFIFGTLVNAFGHADAGDVVHRVSKVSLKFVYLAAGSGIASILQVSCWVVTGERQAARIRSLYLKTILRQEIAFFDKETTTGEVVWRMSGDTILIQNAIGEKVGKFMQLISTFFGGFIIAFTKGWLLSLVMLSSIPPIIIAGAIMSYLISKLSNRGQAAYAEAGSVVEQTVGSIRTVVSFNGEKQAIRMYNKLIRTAYRSAVQEGAAAGLGMGTVLMILFCSYGLAIWYGSKLIIEEGYSGGVVVTVMLAIMTGGMCLGQASPSVNAFAAGQAAGYKMFEAIKRKPEIDAYDMSGIMLEDIRGDIELKDVYFSYPTRPDHLIFDGFSLYVPSSTTMAIVGESGSGKSTVISLVERFYDPQAGEVLIDGINLKKLRLRWIRGKIGLVSQEPVLFTTTIRENIMYGKENATLEEINRASELANAANFIDKMPNGLDTMVGEHGTQLSGGQKQRIAIARAILKDPKILLLDEATSALDAESERIVQGALNRIMLERTTIIVAHRLSTVRNADTISVVHGGKIVEQGSHADLITYPDGAYSQLIHLQEIHQEAEAPSRELERLGSSISATKSMRKSESQRLSLKRSMSLGSSSRRSSRHSFTIAFGLPGSLDIQDSDSLGDGTTERELGDSEVRRQVPLKRLIYLNKPEMPVLLLGSIASAVQGVIFPVFGLLISSAIKIFYEPPHELRKDSRFWTLMFVVLGIISLIIVPIQYFLFGIAGGKLVERVRSLSFEQVVHQEISWFDEPPNSSGAIGARLSADASTVRSLVGDNLALLVQNSSTVITGFIIALVANWKLTLVIILVIPLVGLQAYAQIKFLKGFSADAKVMYEEASQVASDAVGSIRTVASFCAEERVMDTYRRKCAAPIRQGIRQGIISGLGYGFSFVMLYCTYALCFYVGARFVHDGKATFNEVFRVFFALTMATIGVSQTSALGTDSTKAKDSAASIFAILDRTSKIDSSSDEGMVLADVRGNIEFQHVIFRYPSRPDVQIFSDLCLSIPSGKTVALVGESGSGKSTVIALLERFYDPDSGRVLLDGADIQRFRVSWLRQQMGLVSQEPALFHDTIRANIAYGKQEEASEEEIVAAADAANAHQFVSGLPQGYNTSVGEKGVQLSGGQKQRVAIARAIIKNPKILLLDEATSALDAESEHAVQEALDRVMISRSTIVVAHRLSTIKGADMIAVLKNGVIVEKGRHEALMELENGVYASLLALHMNAA; this is encoded by the exons ATGCTCTTCTCATTCGCCGACGGCCTGGACGTGGCGCTGATGGCGGTGGGGACGGCTGCGGCGGTGGCCAACGGGCTGTCCATGCCGCTCATGACCTTCATCTTTGGCACGCTCGTCAACGCCTTTGGACACGCTGATGCTGGAGATGTGGTCCACCGTGTCTCTAAG GTGTCTCTGAAATTTGTCTACCTGGCTGCTGGATCAGGGATAGCTTCCATCCTTC AGGTGTCGTGTTGGGTGGTAACTGGGGAAAGGCAGGCCGCACGCATTCGCAGTTTGTACCTGAAAACTATACTGAGGCAGGAAATTGCATTTTTTGACAAGGAAACAACAACAGGCGAAGTGGTTTGGAGAATGTCTGGGGACACTATACTCATTCAAAATGCCATTGGTGAAAAG GTTGGGAAGTTCATGCAACTTATTTCCACATTCTTTGGTGGCTTCATAATAGCATTTACAAAAGGATGGCTTTTATCCCTCGTCATGCTGTCCAGTATTCCTCCCATCATCATTGCAGGTGCAATTATGTCATATTTGATATCAAAATTGTCGAACCGTGGACAAGCAGCATATGCTGAAGCAGGAAGTGTTGTTGAACAGACTGTCGGATCCATTAGAACA GTTGTCTCTTTTAATGGGGAGAAGCAAGCCATTAGAATGTACAACAAGCTCATAAGAACTGCATACAGATCAGCTGTTCAAGAAGGAGCAGCAGCTGGCCTGGGAATGGGTACCGTTCTAATGATTCTGTTCTGCAGCTATGGGTTAGCTATTTGGTATGGTTCCAAATTAATTATTGAAGAAGGCTACAGTGGAGGAGTGGTGGTCACCGTTATGTTAGCAATCATGACTGGTGGAAT GTGTTTAGGTCAGGCATCCCCATCTGTAAATGCTTTTGCGGCCGGGCAAGCTGCAGGATATAAGATGTTTGAGGCAATCAAAAGGAAACCAGAGATCGATGCCTACGACATGAGTGGGATTATGTTGGAAGACATCCGGGGTGACATTGAACTGAAAGATGTATACTTCAGCTACCCAACGAGGCCTGACCATTTAATATTTGATGGGTTCTCACTATATGTTCCAAGCAGCACAACTATGGCCATAGTTGGAGAGAGTGGGAGTGGGAAGTCGACTGTGATTAGTCTAGTTGAGAGATTCTATGATCCTCAAGCTGGTGAAGTGCTTATAGATGGGATCAACCTGAAGAAACTGAGGCTTAGATGGATTAGAGGAAAAATCGGACTTGTTAGCCAAGAGCCTGTTTTATTCACAACAACTATCAGAGAGAACATCATGTATGGTAAAGAAAATGCAACACTTGAAGAGATCAACAGAGCATCCGAGCTTGCTAATGCAGCAAATTTCATTGACAAGATGCccaat GGGCTTGACACAATGGTTGGTGAGCATGGAACTCAACTCTCTGGGGGACAAAAGCAAAGAATTGCGATTGCACGGGCAATCTTGAAGGATCCTAAGATCTTACTTCTTGATGAAGCAACGAGTGCATTGGATGCAGAGTCTGAGCGAATAGTTCAAGGAGCACTGAATAGGATCATGTTAGAGAGGACCACCATTATTGTTGCCCATCGTCTGAGCACTGTAAGGAATGCTGATACTATATCAGTTGTGCATGGGGGAAAAATTGTAGAACAAG GTTCGCATGCAGATTTGATCACGTACCCTGATGGGGCTTACTCTCAACTCATACATCTGCAAGAGATTCACCAAGAAGCAGAAGCACCTTCAAGGGAATTAGAAAGGCTGGGTTCAAGTATTAGTGCTACAAAATCTATGAGGAAATCTGAAAGCCAGAGACTATCTTTAAAGAGATCGATGAGTTTAGGTTCCTCATCGAGGAGAAGCAGTAGGCATTCTTTCACCATTGCATTTGGTTTGCCTGGCTCCTTAGATATCCAGGATAGTGACTCTTTAGGAGATGGAACCACGGAAAGAGAGCTTGGTGATAGTGAGGTTCGCAGGCAAGTCCCTCTCAAACGGCTTATTTATCTCAACAAGCCAGAGATGCCAGTTCTTCTATTAGGATCCATTGCCTCAGCAGTGCAAGGAGTCATTTTCCCAGTGTTTGGTCTCTTGATTTCAAGTGCGATCAAAATTTTCTATGAACCACCACATGAACTGCGAAAAGATTCCAGATTCTGGACACTCATGTTTGTAGTCCTGGGCATTATTTCTCTGATAATAGTGCCCATACAATATTTCTTGTTTGGAATAGCAGGTGGGAAGCTAGTTGAACGCGTCCGTTCCTTGTCATTTGAGCAGGTTGTACACCAGGAAATCAGCTGGTTTGATGAACCTCCAAATTCCAG TGGGGCAATCGGTGCACGGCTATCTGCAGATGCTTCAACTGTTCGAAGTCTTGTAGGGGACAACTTGGCATTACTGGTTCAGAACTCATCGACTGTTATTACAGGATTCATCATAGCATTGGTTGCAAACTGGAAGTTAACCCTCGTGATTATATTGGTCATACCTTTGGTGGGTCTCCAAGCATACGCTCAGATAAAGTTTCTGAAGGGCTTCAGTGCAGATGCTAAG GTGATGTATGAAGAAGCAAGTCAAGTAGCAAGTGATGCAGTTGGTAGTATTCGAACCGTAGCATCCTTTTGTGCGGAAGAGAGGGTGATGGATACATACAGAAGGAAATGTGCTGCTCCCATCAGACAAGGAATCCGGCAAGGAATTATCAGTGGTCTGGGCTATGGCTTCTCATTTGTGATGCTATATTGTACGTATGCCCTCTGTTTCTACGTTGGAGCTCGGTTTGTGCATGATGGAAAGGCCACTTTTAACGAAGTTTTTAGG GTTTTCTTTGCCTTAACCATGGCAACCATCGGAGTTTCACAGACGAGTGCATTAGGTACAGATTCCACCAAGGCAAAGGATTCAGCTGCTTCAATTTTTGCTATTCTTGATAGGACATCCAAGATCGATTCTAGCAGCGATGAAGGAATGGTCTTGGCAGATGTGAGGGGTAACATCGAGTTCCAGCATGTGATCTTCAGGTACCCATCCCGTCCTGATGTTCAAATCTTCAGCGACTTGTGCTTGAGCATTCCCTCTGGAAAG ACCGTTGCATTAGTTGGAGAGAGTGGAAGTGGAAAGTCCACTGTAATTGCGCTGCTGGAGAGATTCTACGACCCTGATTCCGGCAGAGTCTTGTTGGATGGAGCGGACATTCAGAGGTTCAGGGTCAGCTGGCTCAGGCAACAGATGGGATTGGTGAGCCAAGAGCCTGCACTGTTCCATGATACAATCAGAGCCAACATAGCATATGGGAAGCAAGAGGAGGCCTCCGAAGAAGAGATTGTTGCAGCTGCCGATGCAGCCAATGCACATCAGTTTGTATCTGGGTTGCCTCAAGGATACAACACATCCGTCGGAGAGAAAGGTGTGCAATTGTCGGGCGGGCAGAAGCAGCGAGTGGCCATTGCAAGAGCCATCATCAAGAACCCAAAGATACTTCTACTAGACGAGGCAACCAGTGCTTTGGATGCAGAGTCTGAGCATGCGGTTCAAGAAGCATTGGACCGAGTGATGATCAGTAGATCGACCATTGTTGTGGCTCACCGCCTTTCGACAATAAAAGGAGCTGATATGATTGCAGTTCTGAAGAACGGTGTGATCGTTGAGAAAGGAAGGCATGAAGCATTGATGGAGCTGGAAAATGGAGTTTATGCTTCGCTGTTGGCACTTCACATGAACGCAGCGTGA